A stretch of Lepisosteus oculatus isolate fLepOcu1 chromosome 11, fLepOcu1.hap2, whole genome shotgun sequence DNA encodes these proteins:
- the LOC102687631 gene encoding digestive cysteine proteinase 1 has translation MEKLVARLLNVIWVFGVVLETKPVIRTPEFGNVYHVKGVISLPYAEIEEPFEAWYNLSGAVSRIDYYNGQVSTFQYGFQKPAGASYKISPETTETEVNAMKCFQVNGTKEDPVLPQGVVPKLEGFQLVRTEYFKGLLCEVWQNVTMEGHKKNTYTLWVSNSSDGSAVPQHYEMMGYNTLLGSHYDKYEVDYTKFERCLDPQSFALPEGMKCESFPGPGVEHRILANPMQDLIHTCPTGHAQHLFGHFKEQFQRCYSDDEEHEKREHTFVQNLRYIHSMNRANLSYRLAQNHLADRTAGELGALRGRAGRKTPNRGQPFPTEMYASVQVPESIDWRLYGAVTPVKDQAICGSCWSFGTTGTLEGALFLKTGSLVTLSQQMLVDCTWGFGNNGCDGGEEWRAYEWMMKHGGIATAESYGSYMGMNGFCHYNNSEMTARIKSYTNVTSGDEEALKLAIFKNGPVAVSIDASHKSFLFYSNGVYYEPQCGSKLEDLDHAVLAVGYGVLQGEPYWLVKNSWSTYWGNDGYVLMSMKDNNCGVATDATYVTLA, from the exons ATGGAGAAGTTGGTAGCTAGGTTATTAAATGTGATATGGGTTTTCGGCGTGG TGCTGGAGACCAAACCTGTCATCAGAACACCTGAGTTTGGAAATGTCTACCATGTGAAAG GTGTGATCTCCCTCCCCTATGCTGAAATTGAGGAGCCTTTTGAAGCCTGGTACAACCTATCGGGTGCAGTGAGCCGGATAGATTACTACAATG GCCAAGTCTCCACATTTCAGTACGGGTTCCAGAAGCCTGCAGGGGCCAGCTACAAAATCAGTCCTGAGACCACGGAGACAGAGGTCAATGCCATGAAGTGCTTCCAGGTCAATGGAACCAAGGAAGATCCTGTTCTACCTCAGGGTGTTGTCCCTAAGCTGGAGGGTTTCCAG CTTGTGAGAACGGAGTATTTTAAGGGGCTCCTGTGTGAAGTGTGGCAGAATGTGACTATGGAGGGACACAAGAAGAACACCTACACCCTGTGGGTCTCCAACTCCTCAGATGGGTCAGCTGTCCCACAGCACTACGAGATGATGGGCTACAATACCCTGCTGGGTTCCCACTATGACAAGTATGAGGTGGACTACACTAAATTTGAGCGCTGCCTTGACCCCCAGTCCTTTGCACTACCTGAGG GCATGAAGTGTGAATCATTCCCAGGCCCTGGGGTGGAGCATAGGATTCTGGCCAATCCCATGCAAGATCTCATCCATACCTGCCCCACAGGACACGCCCAACACTTGTTTGGCCACTTCAAGGAGCAATTCCAACGGTGCTACAGTGATGATGAGGAGCATGAGAAACGTGAACACACCTTTGTGCAAAATCTCCG GTACATTCACTCCATGAACCGGGCAAACCTTTCCTACCGCCTGGCACAGAACCACCTAGCTGACCGGACTGCTGGCGAGCTGGGGGCGCTCAGGGGGAGGGCGGGCCGCAAGACGCCCAACAGGGGTCAGCCTTTCCCCACGGAAATGTACGCTTCTGTCCAGGTCCCTGAGAGCATTGACTGGAGGCTCTATG GTGCTGTAACCCCTGTTAAGGATCAGGCCATCTGTGGGTCGTGCTGGAGCTTTGGTACCACTGGAACACTAGAGGGCGCTCTCTTCTTAAAG ACGGGCTCCCTGGTGACTCTGTCCCAGCAGATGCTGGTGGACTGCACTTGGGGCTTTGGAAACAATGGTTGTGATGGAGGGGAGGAGTGGAGAGCATACGAGTGGATGATGAAGCATGGAGGCATCGCTACTGCTGAGTCCTATGGGTCATACATGGGCATG AATGGGTTCTGCCATTACAATAACTCAGAGATGACTGCCAGAATCAAGAGCTACACAAATGTCACCTCAGGTGATGAGGAGGCCCTCAAACTGGCCATCTTCAAAAACGGTCCAGTGGCGGTCAGCATTGATGCATCGCACAAGTCCTTTCTCTTTTACAGCAACGGTGTTTATTATGAGCCCCAGTGTG GTAGCAAACTGGAAGACCTGGACCATGCTGTGCTGGCCGTAGGCTATGGAGTCCTGCAGGGAGAACCCTACTGGCTGGTGAAGAATTCTTGGTCCACGTACTGGGGTAACGATGGCTATGTGTTGATGTCCATGAAGGACAACAACTGTGGAGTGGCTACTGATGCCACATATGTCACCCTGGCTTGA
- the LOC102687425 gene encoding synaptotagmin-like protein 1 isoform X3 — MESVPSSDSLLDLSYLTEEEQASILNVLLRDSELHCLEEGRISKLRHTVSNPKELKSLTGEWFSEARSKRHRNRKYGSDIVRASIRRKKKPKDVPLSILATSSVFTVSPYIDAAEKDEVGLSNCLLETPALPNGDIHTTAELKPLGTDKEGENHLSKDKMKQTSLEVGKHSTNEMDSPSEGDSDTLSSSAPLEHVRNPMRPSNSMSSLQSSTMLSGSMMSLFSSGEFGTLDVKGSVQFALRYDTQKEELQVLVCRCQDLAEAKKQRSDPYVKTYLLPDKSSHSKKKTSVKKKTVNPIFDETLKYKIKISEVKSRTLNLSVWHNDPLRRNIFLGEVEVAMATWDWTNTQPTWYDLSPRVQMTIDSISARGTIMLSLKFVPAGAEGNGMPLTGELHVWLKEAQGLIPTKGGSVDSFVKSYVLPDESKTSRQKTRVVKKTLSPTYNHTMVYDGFQVEDLQEACAEFTVWEHDTFSSQLLGGVRLSLGTGISYGVPVGWMDSTEEEKKSWRAMISQPNTWVEATLPLRTNLAPRNMGKEN, encoded by the exons ATGGAGTCAGTGCCCAGCTCTGACAGCCTGCTGGACCTCAGCTACCTCACAGAGGAAGAACAGGCCTCCATCCTCAATGTGTTGCTGCGAGATTCAGAGTTGCATTGCCTGGAAGAGGGACGAATCAG CAAGCTGCGACACACGGTGTCCAACCCCAAGGAGCTCAAGTCCCTCACTGGAGAGTGGTTCAGCGAGGCCAGATCCAAACGCCATAGGAATAGGAAGTATGGCTCAGATATCGTTCGTGCATCCATCCGACGAAAAAAGAAGCCTAAAG ATGTGCCCCTAAGCATTTTAGCCACCAGCAGTGTTTTCACTGTGTCTCCTTACATTGACGCAGCGGAGAAAGATGAAGTGGGACTCTCCAACTGCCTCCTAGAAACCCCAGCACTACCCAATGGAGATATTCATACCACTGCAGAATTGAAACCACTAGGCACTGACAAAGAGGGAGAAAATCATCT TTCCAAGGACAAGATGAAGCAGACTTCTCTTGAAGTTGGCAAACACTCAACTAATGAG ATGGACTCACCATCAGAAGGAGACTCAGACACACTCTCCAGCAGTGCTCCATTAGAGCATGTGAGAAACCCCATGAGACCCAGCAACTCCATGTCCAGCCTGCAGTCCAGCACCATG CTCAGCGGCAGCATGATGAGCCTGTTCAGCTCCGGGGAGTTTGGTACTCTGGACGTGAAGGGAAGTGTGCAGTTTGCTCTCCGGTATGACACCCAGAAGGAGGAGCTGCAGGTGCTGGTGTGCCGCTGCCAAGACCTGGCGGAGGCCAAGAAACAGCGCTCTGACCC GTATGTTAAAACTTACTTACTCCCAGACAAATCCTCTCACAGCAAGAAGAAGACTTCAGTGAAGAAAAAGACTGTTAACCCCATTTTTGATGAGACCCTCAAA tacaagATAAAGATATCAGAGGTCAAGAGCCGCACACTGAACCTGTCAGTGTGGCACAATGACCCCCTGCGACGCAACATCTTCCTGGGTGAGGTGGAGGTTGCCATGGCAACGTGGGACTGGACCAACACTCAGCCAACCTGGTACGACCTTTCGCCTAGG GTCCAGATGACCATTGACTCCATCAGTGCCAGGGGCACAATCATGCTGTCTTTGAAGTTTGTTCCTGCAGGAGCAGAAG GTAATGGCATGCCCCTGACAGGAGAGCTCCATGTCTGGCTGAAAGAAGCACAGGGCCTGATTCCCACCAAAGGAGGCAGTGTGGATTCCTTTGTCAAGAG TTATGTGCTCCCGGATGAGAGCAAAACAAGCCGGCAGAAAACCCGCGTGGTAAAGAAGACCCTGAGCCCCACTTACAACCACACCATGGTGTATGATGGCTTCCAGGTGGAGGACCTTCAGGAGGCCTGTGCTGAGTTCACTGTGTGGGAACATGACACTTTCTCCAGCCAGCTCCTGGGAGGGGTGCGGCTCAGTCTGGGCACAG GCATCAGCTATGGCGTTCCTGTGGGCTGGATGGACTCCACGGAGGAGGAGAAGAAAAGCTGGAGAGCCATGATTTCCCAGCCCAACACCTGGGTGGAGGCCACACTGCCCTTGAGGACCAATCTAGCGCCACGCAACATGGGCAAAGAGAACTGA
- the LOC102687425 gene encoding synaptotagmin-like protein 1 isoform X1 encodes MESVPSSDSLLDLSYLTEEEQASILNVLLRDSELHCLEEGRISKLRHTVSNPKELKSLTGEWFSEARSKRHRNRKYGSDIVRASIRRKKKPKDVPLSILATSSVFTVSPYIDAAEKDEVGLSNCLLETPALPNGDIHTTAELKPLGTDKEGENHLSKDKMKQTSLEVGKHSTNEVSVVQEIPSDNSDQVSSSIQIGKSDQKHVLSDGSQLQIPTVSVQMDSPSEGDSDTLSSSAPLEHVRNPMRPSNSMSSLQSSTMLSGSMMSLFSSGEFGTLDVKGSVQFALRYDTQKEELQVLVCRCQDLAEAKKQRSDPYVKTYLLPDKSSHSKKKTSVKKKTVNPIFDETLKYKIKISEVKSRTLNLSVWHNDPLRRNIFLGEVEVAMATWDWTNTQPTWYDLSPRVQMTIDSISARGTIMLSLKFVPAGAEGNGMPLTGELHVWLKEAQGLIPTKGGSVDSFVKSYVLPDESKTSRQKTRVVKKTLSPTYNHTMVYDGFQVEDLQEACAEFTVWEHDTFSSQLLGGVRLSLGTGISYGVPVGWMDSTEEEKKSWRAMISQPNTWVEATLPLRTNLAPRNMGKEN; translated from the exons ATGGAGTCAGTGCCCAGCTCTGACAGCCTGCTGGACCTCAGCTACCTCACAGAGGAAGAACAGGCCTCCATCCTCAATGTGTTGCTGCGAGATTCAGAGTTGCATTGCCTGGAAGAGGGACGAATCAG CAAGCTGCGACACACGGTGTCCAACCCCAAGGAGCTCAAGTCCCTCACTGGAGAGTGGTTCAGCGAGGCCAGATCCAAACGCCATAGGAATAGGAAGTATGGCTCAGATATCGTTCGTGCATCCATCCGACGAAAAAAGAAGCCTAAAG ATGTGCCCCTAAGCATTTTAGCCACCAGCAGTGTTTTCACTGTGTCTCCTTACATTGACGCAGCGGAGAAAGATGAAGTGGGACTCTCCAACTGCCTCCTAGAAACCCCAGCACTACCCAATGGAGATATTCATACCACTGCAGAATTGAAACCACTAGGCACTGACAAAGAGGGAGAAAATCATCT TTCCAAGGACAAGATGAAGCAGACTTCTCTTGAAGTTGGCAAACACTCAACTAATGAG GTCAGTGTAGTCCAAGAGATTCCCAGTGACAATTCAGATCAAG TGTCCAGTAGTATCCAGATTGGGAAGAGTGACCAGAAGCATGTATTAAGTGATGGATCACAGTTGCAGATTCCAACAGTGTCAGTGCAG ATGGACTCACCATCAGAAGGAGACTCAGACACACTCTCCAGCAGTGCTCCATTAGAGCATGTGAGAAACCCCATGAGACCCAGCAACTCCATGTCCAGCCTGCAGTCCAGCACCATG CTCAGCGGCAGCATGATGAGCCTGTTCAGCTCCGGGGAGTTTGGTACTCTGGACGTGAAGGGAAGTGTGCAGTTTGCTCTCCGGTATGACACCCAGAAGGAGGAGCTGCAGGTGCTGGTGTGCCGCTGCCAAGACCTGGCGGAGGCCAAGAAACAGCGCTCTGACCC GTATGTTAAAACTTACTTACTCCCAGACAAATCCTCTCACAGCAAGAAGAAGACTTCAGTGAAGAAAAAGACTGTTAACCCCATTTTTGATGAGACCCTCAAA tacaagATAAAGATATCAGAGGTCAAGAGCCGCACACTGAACCTGTCAGTGTGGCACAATGACCCCCTGCGACGCAACATCTTCCTGGGTGAGGTGGAGGTTGCCATGGCAACGTGGGACTGGACCAACACTCAGCCAACCTGGTACGACCTTTCGCCTAGG GTCCAGATGACCATTGACTCCATCAGTGCCAGGGGCACAATCATGCTGTCTTTGAAGTTTGTTCCTGCAGGAGCAGAAG GTAATGGCATGCCCCTGACAGGAGAGCTCCATGTCTGGCTGAAAGAAGCACAGGGCCTGATTCCCACCAAAGGAGGCAGTGTGGATTCCTTTGTCAAGAG TTATGTGCTCCCGGATGAGAGCAAAACAAGCCGGCAGAAAACCCGCGTGGTAAAGAAGACCCTGAGCCCCACTTACAACCACACCATGGTGTATGATGGCTTCCAGGTGGAGGACCTTCAGGAGGCCTGTGCTGAGTTCACTGTGTGGGAACATGACACTTTCTCCAGCCAGCTCCTGGGAGGGGTGCGGCTCAGTCTGGGCACAG GCATCAGCTATGGCGTTCCTGTGGGCTGGATGGACTCCACGGAGGAGGAGAAGAAAAGCTGGAGAGCCATGATTTCCCAGCCCAACACCTGGGTGGAGGCCACACTGCCCTTGAGGACCAATCTAGCGCCACGCAACATGGGCAAAGAGAACTGA
- the LOC102687425 gene encoding synaptotagmin-like protein 1 isoform X2 has product MESVPSSDSLLDLSYLTEEEQASILNVLLRDSELHCLEEGRISKLRHTVSNPKELKSLTGEWFSEARSKRHRNRKYGSDIVRASIRRKKKPKAEKDEVGLSNCLLETPALPNGDIHTTAELKPLGTDKEGENHLSKDKMKQTSLEVGKHSTNEVSVVQEIPSDNSDQVSSSIQIGKSDQKHVLSDGSQLQIPTVSVQMDSPSEGDSDTLSSSAPLEHVRNPMRPSNSMSSLQSSTMLSGSMMSLFSSGEFGTLDVKGSVQFALRYDTQKEELQVLVCRCQDLAEAKKQRSDPYVKTYLLPDKSSHSKKKTSVKKKTVNPIFDETLKYKIKISEVKSRTLNLSVWHNDPLRRNIFLGEVEVAMATWDWTNTQPTWYDLSPRVQMTIDSISARGTIMLSLKFVPAGAEGNGMPLTGELHVWLKEAQGLIPTKGGSVDSFVKSYVLPDESKTSRQKTRVVKKTLSPTYNHTMVYDGFQVEDLQEACAEFTVWEHDTFSSQLLGGVRLSLGTGISYGVPVGWMDSTEEEKKSWRAMISQPNTWVEATLPLRTNLAPRNMGKEN; this is encoded by the exons ATGGAGTCAGTGCCCAGCTCTGACAGCCTGCTGGACCTCAGCTACCTCACAGAGGAAGAACAGGCCTCCATCCTCAATGTGTTGCTGCGAGATTCAGAGTTGCATTGCCTGGAAGAGGGACGAATCAG CAAGCTGCGACACACGGTGTCCAACCCCAAGGAGCTCAAGTCCCTCACTGGAGAGTGGTTCAGCGAGGCCAGATCCAAACGCCATAGGAATAGGAAGTATGGCTCAGATATCGTTCGTGCATCCATCCGACGAAAAAAGAAGCCTAAAG CGGAGAAAGATGAAGTGGGACTCTCCAACTGCCTCCTAGAAACCCCAGCACTACCCAATGGAGATATTCATACCACTGCAGAATTGAAACCACTAGGCACTGACAAAGAGGGAGAAAATCATCT TTCCAAGGACAAGATGAAGCAGACTTCTCTTGAAGTTGGCAAACACTCAACTAATGAG GTCAGTGTAGTCCAAGAGATTCCCAGTGACAATTCAGATCAAG TGTCCAGTAGTATCCAGATTGGGAAGAGTGACCAGAAGCATGTATTAAGTGATGGATCACAGTTGCAGATTCCAACAGTGTCAGTGCAG ATGGACTCACCATCAGAAGGAGACTCAGACACACTCTCCAGCAGTGCTCCATTAGAGCATGTGAGAAACCCCATGAGACCCAGCAACTCCATGTCCAGCCTGCAGTCCAGCACCATG CTCAGCGGCAGCATGATGAGCCTGTTCAGCTCCGGGGAGTTTGGTACTCTGGACGTGAAGGGAAGTGTGCAGTTTGCTCTCCGGTATGACACCCAGAAGGAGGAGCTGCAGGTGCTGGTGTGCCGCTGCCAAGACCTGGCGGAGGCCAAGAAACAGCGCTCTGACCC GTATGTTAAAACTTACTTACTCCCAGACAAATCCTCTCACAGCAAGAAGAAGACTTCAGTGAAGAAAAAGACTGTTAACCCCATTTTTGATGAGACCCTCAAA tacaagATAAAGATATCAGAGGTCAAGAGCCGCACACTGAACCTGTCAGTGTGGCACAATGACCCCCTGCGACGCAACATCTTCCTGGGTGAGGTGGAGGTTGCCATGGCAACGTGGGACTGGACCAACACTCAGCCAACCTGGTACGACCTTTCGCCTAGG GTCCAGATGACCATTGACTCCATCAGTGCCAGGGGCACAATCATGCTGTCTTTGAAGTTTGTTCCTGCAGGAGCAGAAG GTAATGGCATGCCCCTGACAGGAGAGCTCCATGTCTGGCTGAAAGAAGCACAGGGCCTGATTCCCACCAAAGGAGGCAGTGTGGATTCCTTTGTCAAGAG TTATGTGCTCCCGGATGAGAGCAAAACAAGCCGGCAGAAAACCCGCGTGGTAAAGAAGACCCTGAGCCCCACTTACAACCACACCATGGTGTATGATGGCTTCCAGGTGGAGGACCTTCAGGAGGCCTGTGCTGAGTTCACTGTGTGGGAACATGACACTTTCTCCAGCCAGCTCCTGGGAGGGGTGCGGCTCAGTCTGGGCACAG GCATCAGCTATGGCGTTCCTGTGGGCTGGATGGACTCCACGGAGGAGGAGAAGAAAAGCTGGAGAGCCATGATTTCCCAGCCCAACACCTGGGTGGAGGCCACACTGCCCTTGAGGACCAATCTAGCGCCACGCAACATGGGCAAAGAGAACTGA